A genomic region of Zea mays cultivar B73 chromosome 6, Zm-B73-REFERENCE-NAM-5.0, whole genome shotgun sequence contains the following coding sequences:
- the LOC103628949 gene encoding pectinesterase inhibitor 28, producing MAATTDRSRMQAAALVLTLLALLPPSILGARTRPPSPPHHSQGGHKRSPPPPASLPPPPPPPPPPPPAADAGLVRATCNSTAYYDLCVSTLGADPTSATADVRGLSTIAVSAAAADASGGAAAADALATAAGNTTATPVDATTRALLRSCAAKYGEARDALSAARDSIAQQDYDYAAVHVSAAAEYPQVCRVLFQRQRPADYPPELADREEPLRRLCTVALDIITLLANNDTN from the coding sequence ATGGCAGCCACCACCGACCGCAGCAGGATGCAGGCAGCAGCACTCGTGCTAACCCTACTGGCGCTCCTCCCACCGAGCATCCTCGGCGCCCGCACCAGACCGCCGTCGCCTCCGCACCATAGCCAGGGCGGCCACAAGCGCTCGCCGCCGCCTCCCGCTTCtcttcctcctccccctcccccacctcctccgccgccgcCCGCGGCCGACGCCGGACTGGTCCGCGCCACGTGCAACTCGACGGCCTACTACGACCTATGCGTGTCGACGCTGGGCGCCGACCCGACCAGCGCCACGGCCGACGTGCGAGGCCTCTCGACCATCGCCgtctccgccgccgccgcggacgCCTCGGGCGGGGCGGCCGCGGCCGACGCTCTGGCCACCGCCGCCGGCAACACCACGGCAACACCCGTCGACGCCACCACCCGGGCGCTGCTCCGCTCGTGCGCGGCCAAGTACGGCGAGGCCCGCGACGCGCTGTCCGCCGCCAGGGACTCCATCGCGCAGCAGGACTACGACTACGCGGCCGTGCACGTcagcgccgccgccgagtacccgCAGGTGTGCCGGGTGCTGTTCCAGCGGCAGAGGCCTGCGGACTACCCGCCGGAGCTGGCGGACAGGGAGGAGCCTCTCCGACGGCTTTGCACCGTCGCGCTAGACATCATCACGCTCCTCGCCAACAACGACACCAACTGA
- the LOC103628948 gene encoding pectinesterase inhibitor 28: MAATTPTTNNAPLLLLLLLLAVLPIAALSSRAGPPAAHKSHGHGHGHDHGHGHRPSAKHPPPPPPPSSSSTPPPPPPAAALVRTTCNSTSYYALCVSALAADPSSATADVRGLSAIAVSAAAANASGGAATAAALAANGTAPAGTATSAADSAVQALLQTCAAKYASARDALAAAGDSIALDDYDSASVHVSAAAEYPQVCRTLFRRQRPGQYPAELAAREETLGQLCSVSLDIIALLSS, from the coding sequence ATGGCAGCAACCACACCGACGACCAATAACGCcccgctcctcctcctcctcctcctcctggcaGTCCTCCCTATAGCCGCACTCTCCTCCCGCGCTGGCCCGCCGGCCGCGCACAAaagccacggccacggccacggccacgaccacggccacggccacAGACCGTCGGCCAagcacccgccgccgccgccgcctccatcATCATCGTCAACACCACCACCCCCACCACCCGCGGCGGCGCTGGTGCGCACCACCTGCAACTCCACGTCGTACTACGCCCTGTGCGTGTCCGCGCTGGCGGCGGACCCGTCGAGCGCGACGGCCGACGTGCGGGGCCTGTCGGCCATCGCGGTCTCGGCCGCGGCCGCCAACGCCTCGGGCGGCGCGGCCACCGCCGCGGCGCTGGCGGCGAACGGCACGGCCCCCGCAGGGACCGCCACCTCCGCCGCCGACAGCGCCGTGCAGGCGCTCCTCCAGACCTGCGCCGCCAAGTACGCCAGCGCCCGCGACGCGCTGGCCGCCGCCGGGGACTCCATCGCGCTCGACGACTACGACTCCGCGTCCGTGCACGTcagcgccgccgccgagtacccgCAGGTGTGCCGCACGCTGTTCCGCCGCCAGAGGCCCGGACAGTACCCGGCCGAGCTCGCCGCCAGGGAGGAGACGCTCGGCCAGCTCTGCTCCGTCTCGCTCGACATCATCGCGCTGCTCTCCAGCTGA